Proteins co-encoded in one Microbacterium hydrocarbonoxydans genomic window:
- a CDS encoding histidine kinase — MTSPTDAAAPPRSIVRDAVRMLGGTAAGVAMLVPTLIALVTAPRRPAPAVVRSVAARLSWIDGIPRRTPPRAPRLRGLLAVSALLQLVVLCILILIVAGVVVGVQMLVAAATGGPVTLFSARPGRVTWTTVGLFVGPGLVLLFLALSGLGGIAWLERRVWQSFQRPGAGELSQEVVRLHTTLDEVVAAVDAERRRIERDIHDGVQQRVVALSILLARVERAEPEEARRLLSGARGETQHILDDLRDVAWRTYPEMLQRDGLTAALEALRDRVAMPVNLEVDGSVVTDRAAETAAYFVASEAVTNAIKHASASAISIRVRTGSANLTVTVEDDGVGGADAAGTGLSGIASRVAARDGRLHVHSPAGGPTVIEAVIPCG; from the coding sequence ATGACGTCCCCCACCGACGCTGCGGCGCCGCCGCGCTCGATCGTGCGGGATGCGGTGCGGATGCTCGGCGGCACGGCTGCCGGCGTCGCCATGCTCGTCCCCACGCTGATCGCCCTGGTCACGGCCCCGCGGCGTCCGGCGCCGGCGGTGGTGCGCTCGGTGGCCGCACGCCTCTCGTGGATCGACGGCATCCCCCGTCGCACTCCCCCTCGCGCACCTCGCCTTCGTGGACTGCTCGCGGTGTCGGCGCTGCTGCAGCTCGTGGTGCTCTGCATCCTCATCCTCATCGTCGCGGGCGTGGTCGTCGGCGTCCAGATGCTCGTCGCTGCGGCGACCGGTGGTCCTGTCACGCTGTTCAGCGCGCGTCCGGGACGCGTCACCTGGACGACGGTGGGGCTGTTCGTCGGCCCCGGCCTCGTGCTGCTCTTCCTCGCACTCTCGGGCCTCGGCGGCATCGCCTGGCTCGAGCGACGGGTGTGGCAGTCGTTCCAGCGGCCGGGCGCCGGTGAGCTGTCGCAGGAGGTCGTGCGACTGCACACCACGCTCGACGAGGTCGTCGCGGCGGTGGATGCCGAACGTCGGCGCATCGAGCGCGACATCCATGACGGAGTCCAGCAGCGGGTGGTGGCGCTGTCGATTCTGCTGGCCCGGGTCGAACGGGCGGAGCCGGAAGAGGCTCGACGTCTGCTGAGCGGTGCGCGGGGCGAGACCCAGCACATCCTCGACGACCTGCGTGATGTGGCCTGGCGGACGTATCCCGAGATGCTGCAACGCGACGGTCTCACGGCCGCGCTCGAAGCGCTGCGCGACCGCGTCGCGATGCCGGTGAACCTCGAGGTCGATGGCTCGGTCGTGACCGATCGGGCCGCAGAGACGGCCGCGTACTTCGTGGCGAGCGAGGCCGTCACCAACGCCATCAAGCACGCGAGTGCGAGCGCCATCAGCATCCGGGTCCGCACCGGGTCCGCAAATCTCACCGTGACGGTCGAGGACGACGGGGTCGGCGGGGCGGATGCCGCGGGCACCGGCCTGTCGGGAATCGCCTCCCGCGTGGCCGCGCGCGACGGCAGACTGCACGTGCACAGCCCCGCAGGCGGACCCACCGTGATCGAGGCCGTGATCCCGTGCGGATAG
- a CDS encoding HSP90 family protein, with protein sequence MRVSADVQQFQVDLRGVVDLLSRHIYSSPRVYLRELLQNARDAVTARHEVDGVGGRIRITPLSDSSPEFVLRDDGIGLTSDEVADLLATVGRSSKRDIFDLPRSDYLGQFGIGLLSCFMVADTIVIRSRSAKGGSAVEWTGSADGTFRVVEIDDDLPVGTSVHLTPRFDADELLRLSAVRELATTFAEFLPVRVTIDTPNGELDVTRRAPFLDAGEHPEEAVEYGRDLLGAAPLDVIELSESATGTRGLAYVLPFAPPPGARQATRMYLGRMLLSERVDDLLPDWAFFVRAVIDSTGLAPTASRESLVDDAALERAREQLGAGIRRWILELGLREPHRLAQFVAIHEVGLKSLVRHDEELARFITRWLTLETTHGTLRVGDLVERFPHVRYAATVDEFRQVAGISPGSEVLVNGGYLYDADLVRMLPDLYPHISVEAVDVTGELDRLDPPPLDDRDLAVALEARAGGVLAASGCSVTVRSIDRPDLAALYVVDPEVLRRLDRGRTKGITGSLWGGVLDRIDSTLSSSRDDDPTARLCLNWSNRVVRALVRVQDHAVFARTVQLLYIQALLAGHHPLSDSDRALMTTALTDLVALSAGIEGDAIPFGDAP encoded by the coding sequence ATGCGGGTGAGTGCTGACGTGCAGCAGTTCCAGGTGGATCTGCGGGGAGTCGTCGACCTACTCAGTCGCCACATCTATTCGAGCCCGCGGGTGTACCTGCGCGAACTGCTGCAGAACGCCCGCGACGCCGTGACCGCGCGCCACGAGGTCGACGGCGTCGGCGGGCGCATCCGGATCACTCCCCTCAGCGATTCGTCTCCCGAGTTCGTGCTGCGCGACGACGGCATCGGCCTGACCTCCGACGAGGTGGCAGATCTGCTCGCCACGGTGGGACGCAGCTCGAAGCGCGACATCTTCGATCTTCCCCGCAGCGACTACCTCGGCCAGTTCGGCATCGGCCTGCTCAGCTGCTTCATGGTCGCCGACACCATCGTGATCCGCTCCCGCAGCGCCAAGGGCGGCTCTGCCGTCGAGTGGACCGGCAGCGCCGACGGCACCTTCCGCGTGGTCGAGATCGATGACGACCTCCCCGTCGGCACGAGCGTGCATCTGACACCCCGCTTCGATGCCGACGAGCTGCTGCGGCTCAGCGCCGTGCGCGAGCTCGCGACGACCTTCGCCGAGTTCCTGCCCGTGCGGGTCACGATCGACACTCCGAACGGCGAGCTCGACGTCACGCGTCGCGCACCGTTCCTCGACGCCGGTGAGCACCCCGAAGAGGCAGTCGAATACGGGCGCGACCTGCTCGGTGCCGCACCTCTCGACGTGATCGAGCTGAGCGAGTCGGCCACCGGCACCCGCGGCCTCGCCTACGTGCTGCCCTTCGCGCCACCTCCCGGTGCACGACAGGCGACCAGGATGTACCTGGGCCGGATGCTGCTCTCGGAGCGGGTCGACGATCTGCTCCCCGACTGGGCGTTCTTCGTGCGTGCGGTGATCGACTCGACCGGCCTCGCGCCCACCGCGAGTCGGGAGTCGCTCGTCGACGATGCGGCGCTCGAGCGAGCGCGCGAGCAGCTGGGCGCAGGCATCCGTCGATGGATCCTCGAACTCGGCCTTCGTGAACCGCACCGGCTCGCCCAGTTCGTGGCGATCCACGAGGTCGGACTCAAATCCCTCGTGCGCCACGACGAGGAGCTCGCGCGGTTCATCACGCGCTGGCTGACTCTCGAGACCACGCACGGCACTCTGCGCGTCGGCGATCTCGTCGAGCGGTTCCCGCATGTGCGATATGCCGCGACGGTCGACGAATTCCGCCAGGTGGCGGGGATCTCGCCCGGCTCCGAAGTACTGGTGAACGGCGGTTACCTGTACGACGCCGATCTCGTGCGGATGCTTCCCGACCTCTACCCGCACATCAGCGTCGAGGCGGTCGATGTGACGGGCGAGCTCGACCGGCTCGACCCTCCCCCGCTCGACGATCGCGACCTCGCGGTCGCTCTCGAGGCACGGGCAGGCGGCGTGCTCGCGGCATCCGGGTGCTCCGTGACCGTGCGGTCGATCGATCGGCCCGACCTCGCGGCACTCTACGTCGTGGACCCCGAAGTGCTGCGCCGCCTCGACCGCGGACGCACCAAGGGCATCACCGGATCGCTGTGGGGCGGCGTGCTCGACCGCATCGACAGCACGCTCTCGTCGTCTCGCGACGATGACCCGACCGCCCGGCTGTGCCTCAACTGGTCGAACAGGGTGGTCCGCGCGCTCGTGCGCGTGCAGGACCACGCCGTGTTCGCACGCACCGTGCAGCTGCTCTACATCCAGGCGCTGCTCGCAGGACACCACCCGCTCAGCGACTCGGACCGTGCCCTGATGACCACCGCGCTCACCGACCTCGTGGCGCTCTCGGCCGGCATCGAAGGGGACGCGATCCCCTTCGGCGACGCGCCCTGA
- the poxB gene encoding ubiquinone-dependent pyruvate dehydrogenase: protein MATVAANIVKTLRANGVDRVYGLPGDSLNGFTDALRKDGSIRWVHVRHEESAAFAAAADASLTGELAVVAGSCGPGNLHLINGLYDANRSRVPVLAIAAHIPTTEIGTGYFQETHPQELFRECSVYVEYVADPQQMPRLLEIAMRAAIEQRGVAVLVIPGDVALSEIADDRAVVIERTRPVIVPSGDELARAATLLNASKKTTILAGAGVEGAHDEVVALADRLGAPIVHALRGKEFIEYDNPFDVGMTGLLGFASGYRAMEAADTLLVLGSDFPYEQFYPEHATTIQVDIRGSQLGKRHPLDLGLVGDVGATVTALLPRLAETSDRDHLDDSTAHYRKTRAKLDELATPTKAGRPIHPQYLARLLDEQAADDAIFTADVGSPTVWAARYLSMTEDRRLIGSFTHGSMANALLHGIGAQVSHPDRQVVALAGDGGLAMMLGELLTLTQNGLPVKTIVVNNSSLNFVELEMKAAGFVNYGTELANPSFAAIAEAMGIFARRVENSEDLPDAVREVLAHDGPALLDVVTERQELSMPPAIEAAQVKGFALYAIRTVMSGKGDELLDLARANWRQLL, encoded by the coding sequence ATGGCCACTGTCGCAGCGAACATCGTCAAGACCCTCCGCGCCAACGGGGTCGACCGTGTCTACGGTCTTCCCGGTGACTCCCTCAACGGTTTCACCGACGCGCTCCGCAAGGACGGGAGCATCAGGTGGGTGCACGTCCGCCACGAAGAGTCCGCGGCCTTCGCCGCCGCGGCGGATGCATCGCTGACGGGTGAGCTCGCGGTGGTCGCCGGCTCGTGCGGACCGGGGAACCTGCACCTCATCAACGGACTGTACGACGCGAACCGCTCGCGGGTTCCCGTTCTCGCGATCGCTGCGCACATCCCCACGACCGAGATCGGCACCGGGTACTTCCAGGAGACGCATCCGCAGGAGCTGTTCCGCGAATGCAGCGTGTACGTCGAGTACGTCGCCGACCCCCAGCAGATGCCGCGTCTCCTCGAGATCGCCATGCGCGCCGCGATCGAGCAGCGCGGAGTCGCCGTGCTCGTGATCCCCGGCGATGTGGCACTGTCCGAGATCGCCGACGACCGCGCCGTCGTCATCGAGCGCACCCGCCCGGTGATCGTGCCGAGCGGAGACGAGCTCGCGCGCGCCGCGACGCTGCTCAACGCCTCGAAGAAGACCACGATCCTCGCCGGGGCGGGTGTCGAGGGGGCGCACGACGAGGTCGTCGCGCTGGCCGACCGGCTCGGCGCGCCGATCGTGCATGCGCTGCGCGGCAAGGAGTTCATCGAGTACGACAACCCGTTCGACGTCGGGATGACGGGTCTGCTCGGCTTCGCATCCGGGTACCGGGCGATGGAGGCGGCCGACACCCTGCTGGTGCTCGGCAGCGACTTCCCGTACGAGCAGTTCTACCCCGAGCACGCCACGACCATCCAGGTCGACATCCGCGGATCGCAGCTGGGCAAGCGGCATCCGCTCGATCTCGGTCTCGTCGGAGACGTGGGGGCGACCGTCACCGCGCTGCTGCCGCGGCTCGCAGAGACGAGCGATCGCGATCACCTCGACGACTCGACCGCGCACTATCGCAAGACGCGCGCGAAGCTCGACGAGCTCGCGACGCCCACCAAGGCGGGGCGACCCATCCACCCGCAGTATCTCGCCCGGCTGCTCGACGAGCAGGCCGCGGATGACGCCATCTTCACCGCCGACGTCGGCTCGCCCACGGTATGGGCGGCACGTTACCTGTCGATGACCGAGGACCGCAGACTCATCGGCTCATTCACGCACGGGTCGATGGCGAATGCGCTGCTGCACGGCATCGGCGCGCAGGTCTCGCATCCCGATCGCCAGGTGGTCGCGCTCGCGGGTGATGGAGGACTCGCGATGATGTTGGGCGAACTGCTCACGCTGACGCAGAACGGACTTCCCGTGAAGACGATCGTGGTGAACAACTCATCGCTGAACTTCGTCGAGCTCGAGATGAAAGCGGCGGGATTCGTGAACTACGGCACGGAGCTGGCGAACCCCAGCTTCGCCGCGATCGCCGAGGCCATGGGCATCTTCGCCCGCCGCGTCGAGAACAGCGAAGACCTTCCGGATGCCGTGCGCGAGGTGCTCGCGCACGACGGCCCCGCTCTGCTCGACGTGGTCACCGAGCGGCAGGAGCTCTCGATGCCGCCGGCGATCGAGGCGGCGCAGGTCAAGGGATTCGCGCTCTACGCGATCCGCACGGTCATGTCGGGCAAGGGCGATGAGCTGCTCGACCTCGCGCGGGCCAACTGGCGTCAGCTCCTCTGA
- the nusG gene encoding transcription termination/antitermination protein NusG gives MSERYSDDADWATAAEQSSEEDEAQEGNVLAAEENSVTSAEHVALHIEDVDGEGDDTTDEDTDIEIDDPEADAIVNDALNLDEAAESEAAAEVLNDSVAEETAELEAAAADEVTPYDGPDLGDDAADDEAAADEAAADEDAADEDDAEEDPYEAFRLDLRMLPGKWYVIHSYAGFERKVKANIEQRKSTLEVEDEIYQVEVPMEDVVEIKNGQRKMVTRVRIPGYVLVRMELTEDTWSVVRHTPGVTGFVGNAHNPTPLRFEEAFNMLKSLVEVKDVPTAKNIAAKGGLAVARPLPAEVDFEIGETITIKEGSFAGLPGSISEIKPESGKLTVLVSLFERETPVELSFDQVTKMG, from the coding sequence GTGTCTGAACGATATTCCGACGACGCCGACTGGGCGACTGCCGCTGAGCAGTCCAGCGAGGAAGACGAGGCCCAGGAGGGCAACGTCCTCGCAGCCGAGGAGAACTCCGTCACGTCGGCCGAGCACGTCGCCCTCCACATCGAGGACGTCGACGGCGAGGGCGACGACACCACCGATGAAGACACCGACATCGAAATCGACGACCCGGAGGCTGACGCGATCGTGAACGACGCTCTCAACCTGGACGAAGCGGCTGAGTCTGAGGCTGCCGCTGAGGTCCTCAACGATTCTGTGGCGGAAGAGACCGCCGAGCTCGAGGCCGCTGCGGCCGACGAGGTCACCCCGTACGACGGGCCCGACCTCGGGGACGACGCTGCCGATGACGAGGCCGCTGCCGATGAGGCTGCTGCCGACGAGGACGCAGCCGACGAGGACGACGCGGAGGAAGACCCGTACGAGGCCTTCCGTCTCGACCTGCGCATGCTTCCCGGCAAGTGGTACGTCATCCACTCCTACGCGGGCTTCGAGCGCAAGGTCAAGGCGAACATCGAGCAGCGCAAGTCGACGCTCGAGGTCGAGGACGAGATCTACCAGGTCGAGGTCCCGATGGAAGATGTCGTCGAGATCAAGAACGGCCAGCGCAAGATGGTCACCCGCGTGCGCATCCCGGGTTACGTGCTCGTGCGCATGGAGCTCACGGAAGACACCTGGTCGGTCGTGCGCCACACCCCGGGTGTCACCGGCTTCGTGGGCAACGCTCACAACCCCACGCCGCTCCGCTTCGAAGAGGCCTTCAACATGCTGAAGTCGCTCGTCGAGGTCAAGGACGTGCCGACCGCCAAGAACATCGCGGCCAAGGGCGGCCTCGCCGTCGCGCGTCCGCTGCCCGCCGAGGTCGACTTCGAGATCGGCGAGACCATCACGATCAAGGAGGGCTCGTTCGCGGGTCTTCCCGGTTCGATCAGCGAGATCAAGCCCGAGAGCGGCAAGCTCACCGTGCTCGTCTCGCTCTTCGAGCGCGAGACCCCGGTCGAGCTGTCGTTCGACCAGGTCACCAAGATGGGCTGA
- a CDS encoding DedA family protein — translation MDASDNLNVFAQWAIGLMEALGSVGAGVAVAIENLFPPIPSEVVLPLAGFTASQGTIVLWEVLVWTTVGSVVGALALYGLGAWLGPVRLRRIVDRMPLMKVSDVDRTEEWFARHGAKAVFFGRMIPIFRSLISIPAGVQRMPLAKFTLLTAAGSAIWNTVFVLAGFLLGEQWHHIEQYADGLQVIVIGAVVVAASMFVVARVRQRTRGAHSDDVREARPGDEHGSEHRDAGGTEITATRGTMER, via the coding sequence ATGGATGCCTCTGACAACCTGAACGTGTTCGCGCAGTGGGCGATCGGCCTGATGGAGGCGCTCGGCAGCGTCGGCGCCGGGGTCGCGGTGGCGATCGAGAACCTGTTCCCGCCGATCCCGAGCGAGGTCGTGCTGCCGCTCGCAGGCTTCACGGCGAGTCAAGGCACGATCGTGCTGTGGGAGGTGCTGGTGTGGACCACGGTCGGGTCCGTCGTCGGCGCTCTCGCGCTCTATGGTCTGGGCGCTTGGCTGGGCCCCGTACGCCTGCGCCGCATCGTCGATCGGATGCCTCTGATGAAGGTGAGCGACGTCGACCGCACCGAGGAGTGGTTCGCGCGGCACGGCGCGAAGGCCGTGTTCTTCGGCCGCATGATCCCGATCTTCCGCAGTCTGATCTCGATCCCGGCAGGGGTCCAGCGCATGCCGCTGGCGAAGTTCACGCTGCTCACCGCCGCCGGCAGCGCCATCTGGAACACGGTGTTCGTGCTGGCCGGCTTCCTGCTCGGCGAGCAGTGGCATCACATCGAGCAGTACGCCGACGGTCTGCAGGTGATCGTGATCGGCGCCGTGGTCGTCGCAGCCTCGATGTTCGTGGTCGCCCGCGTGCGCCAGCGCACGCGCGGAGCGCACTCGGACGACGTGCGGGAGGCGCGCCCGGGAGATGAGCACGGCTCGGAGCACCGCGACGCCGGCGGCACCGAGATCACCGCCACGCGCGGCACAATGGAGAGATGA
- a CDS encoding response regulator transcription factor, translated as MRIAIAEDSTLLREGIVQLLVAEGHEVSASVADAEALMAALAADEPDLVIVDVRMPPDFVDEGIRAALGIREKHPRVAVLVLSQHVERRYASELLDGRGGVGYLLKDRISDIAGFLDAIVRVAEGGVAFDPEVIRRLIADRAGPDPRMAELSEREAAVLELIAEGHSNAAIAERLFVSQSGVEKHINTIFTKLGVASGSGVNRRVLAVLAYLGQTTD; from the coding sequence GTGCGGATAGCCATCGCCGAGGACTCGACCCTGCTGCGCGAGGGCATCGTGCAGCTCCTGGTCGCCGAGGGCCACGAGGTGAGCGCCTCCGTCGCCGATGCCGAGGCGCTCATGGCGGCGCTGGCCGCAGACGAACCGGATCTGGTGATCGTCGATGTGCGGATGCCGCCGGACTTCGTCGATGAGGGCATCCGCGCGGCCCTCGGCATCAGGGAGAAGCATCCGCGGGTCGCCGTGCTCGTGCTCTCGCAGCATGTCGAGCGACGCTACGCGAGCGAGCTGCTCGACGGGCGCGGCGGCGTCGGCTATCTGCTCAAGGACCGCATCTCGGACATCGCCGGGTTCCTCGACGCGATCGTGCGGGTGGCCGAGGGCGGTGTGGCTTTCGACCCCGAGGTGATCCGGCGTCTGATCGCCGACCGCGCAGGACCTGACCCTCGAATGGCGGAACTCAGCGAGCGCGAAGCCGCGGTGCTCGAGCTGATCGCCGAGGGACACAGCAATGCGGCGATCGCCGAGCGGCTGTTCGTGAGCCAGAGCGGCGTCGAGAAGCACATCAACACGATCTTCACGAAGCTCGGGGTCGCGTCGGGCTCGGGCGTCAACCGACGGGTGCTCGCCGTGCTCGCGTACCTCGGTCAGACGACGGACTGA
- the secE gene encoding preprotein translocase subunit SecE: MDQDEPRGDVVAAGATREKKRGPLGFFGSIALFFRQVIAELRKVVTPTRKELVKFTAVVLVFVLIVMGIVYGLDTLFAWVTHIVFGVPGA; the protein is encoded by the coding sequence ATGGATCAGGACGAACCGCGCGGCGATGTCGTCGCGGCCGGCGCCACCCGCGAGAAGAAGCGCGGACCCCTCGGCTTCTTCGGGAGCATCGCCCTGTTCTTCCGTCAGGTCATCGCCGAGCTTCGCAAGGTCGTCACGCCGACCCGCAAGGAGCTGGTCAAGTTCACCGCGGTCGTGCTGGTCTTCGTTCTGATCGTCATGGGCATCGTCTACGGACTGGACACCTTGTTCGCGTGGGTGACGCACATTGTTTTCGGAGTTCCCGGCGCCTGA